GCGGGGTGCGGTCAGTGAATACGAAGCGTTGCACGAAATCTTCAAACAGGTACGCAAAGGCATTAAAGATCAAGACTGTAATCGGGGCATCATCGTAGCGCACAACGCCACCTTTGATCACAGTTTTCTCATGGCGGCGGCTGAACGTTGCAGCCTTAAACGCAATCCTTTCCATCCATTTGCCACGTTTGATACCGCGGCACTCAGTGGCCTGGTACTCGGCCAAACCGTGCTGGCCAAAGCCTGCATCGCAGCCGGTATTACGTTTGATGCCAGTCAGGCACATTCGGCTTTATATGATACTGAACGCACGGCAGAACTTTTTTGCGAGCTGGTCAATCGCTGGAAACGCCTTGGCGGGTGGCCGCTTTCGGCTGGAACAGAGAGTGGCACGCCGTCTGCTATCGGCGCAGAAGAATAACGCCATACGACATCAGGCAACAGCCGTTGCCTGATGTCTGGCCCGCATCAAGCCTGGGATTCATCCCCTTGCTGGAGTCTGTACTTATCGGCGGTTTCTTTGATCAGTGGTTGCAATTCCCCGCGCTGATACATTTCAATCACGATGTCACAGCCCCCAACCAGTTCGCCATCAACCCACAGTTGCGGGAACGTCGGCCAATTAGCGTACTTAGGTAATTCGGCACGAATATCCGGGTTCTGCAAAATATCCACATAGGCAAAGCGCTCACCGCATGCTGACAACGCTTGTACCGCCTGGGCAGAAAAACCACAGCTTGGCAGCTTGGGAGAACCTTTCATATACAGCAGAATCGGGTTTTCAGCGATCTGACGCTGAATTTTTTCAATTGTGGTCGTCATGGTTTATGCTTCCTTAAGCGCGTGATGCCC
This sequence is a window from Dickeya aquatica. Protein-coding genes within it:
- a CDS encoding Grx4 family monothiol glutaredoxin is translated as MTTTIEKIQRQIAENPILLYMKGSPKLPSCGFSAQAVQALSACGERFAYVDILQNPDIRAELPKYANWPTFPQLWVDGELVGGCDIVIEMYQRGELQPLIKETADKYRLQQGDESQA
- the rnt gene encoding ribonuclease T yields the protein MAEKHNLNALNARFRGFYPVVIDVETAGFNAKTDALLEIAAITLKMDESGWLKPDETLHFHVEPFEGSILRPEALAFNGIDPKNPLRGAVSEYEALHEIFKQVRKGIKDQDCNRGIIVAHNATFDHSFLMAAAERCSLKRNPFHPFATFDTAALSGLVLGQTVLAKACIAAGITFDASQAHSALYDTERTAELFCELVNRWKRLGGWPLSAGTESGTPSAIGAEE